A window of the Vicinamibacteria bacterium genome harbors these coding sequences:
- a CDS encoding trypsin-like peptidase domain-containing protein, whose protein sequence is MTRAALALSFALVASVAALLGLLAGGGGSVPFPGAYATGAPSFADIVQRVNPAVVHVDVIEKDGSNPHEGVEDAPELDVPRRGEGSGFIVDSTGYILTNHHLVPSPARIRVRLADKRELPASLVGSDPSTDLALLKVDARDLPVVPLGDSDRVRVGEWVCAIGNPLHFDHTVTVGVVSSKGRKIFNASFDSYIQTDAAINPGNSGGPLINVSGEAVGINAAVSSEGQGIGFAVPINLARAVLDQLRTSGHVSRGYLGIQLHELDPDLQKLLGLKEPRGALVLEVVPGSAGQTAGLRRYDVVTGVSGQPVEDGDQLVRTIAALKPGSPVTLAVFRDGKTLSLEAKLTERAPEDATPPPRPAADSVSVKGDALGLVVGDLGPKAKKDLPVDRVGAVVKDVLGVDPGTDALDQGDIIVEVNRKATPNAAAYKRVVGSLSNGEAAWLYVYRPRPPGSFLTKIEVEDAR, encoded by the coding sequence ATGACGCGCGCCGCGCTCGCCCTCTCCTTCGCGCTGGTCGCCTCGGTGGCCGCCCTCCTGGGCCTCTTGGCGGGCGGGGGTGGAAGTGTCCCCTTCCCGGGTGCTTACGCGACGGGCGCTCCTTCCTTCGCGGATATCGTCCAGCGGGTGAATCCCGCGGTGGTACACGTGGACGTCATCGAGAAAGACGGTTCGAATCCGCACGAGGGGGTCGAGGATGCCCCCGAGTTGGACGTTCCGCGGCGCGGCGAGGGATCGGGTTTCATCGTGGACTCCACGGGTTACATCCTCACCAATCACCACCTCGTTCCCAGCCCCGCCCGAATCCGGGTGCGCTTAGCGGACAAGCGAGAGCTGCCGGCCTCTCTCGTGGGGTCGGACCCCAGCACCGACCTCGCCCTCCTGAAAGTGGACGCCCGTGACCTGCCCGTGGTGCCCCTGGGCGATTCGGACCGGGTGCGGGTGGGGGAGTGGGTGTGCGCCATCGGTAACCCCCTCCATTTCGACCATACGGTTACCGTGGGGGTCGTTTCCTCAAAGGGCCGGAAGATTTTCAACGCCTCCTTCGATTCCTACATCCAGACCGACGCCGCTATCAACCCCGGGAACTCCGGGGGACCACTGATCAACGTCTCCGGGGAGGCGGTCGGGATCAACGCCGCCGTGAGCAGCGAGGGGCAGGGGATCGGCTTCGCGGTGCCCATCAACTTAGCCCGTGCCGTTCTCGACCAGCTGCGCACGAGCGGTCACGTCTCCCGCGGTTACCTGGGAATCCAGCTCCACGAGTTGGACCCGGATCTCCAGAAACTACTCGGCCTCAAGGAGCCGCGGGGGGCCCTAGTCTTGGAGGTGGTGCCCGGTAGCGCCGGGCAGACAGCCGGTCTCCGCCGTTACGACGTGGTCACCGGTGTCTCCGGCCAGCCCGTCGAGGACGGCGACCAGCTCGTGCGTACCATCGCGGCCCTCAAGCCGGGCAGCCCGGTGACCCTAGCCGTATTCCGCGACGGCAAGACCTTGTCGCTGGAAGCCAAGCTGACGGAGCGGGCCCCCGAGGACGCGACCCCCCCACCCCGACCCGCCGCGGACAGCGTCTCCGTCAAGGGCGACGCGCTGGGGCTCGTGGTCGGCGACCTGGGGCCGAAGGCCAAGAAAGACCTCCCCGTGGACAGGGTTGGGGCGGTGGTCAAGGACGTCCTGGGCGTCGATCCCGGCACCGACGCCCTCGACCAGGGCGACATCATCGTGGAGGTGAACCGCAAGGCCACGCCGAACGCCGCCGCCTATAAGCGCGTGGTGGGCAGCCTCTCCAACGGGGAAGCGGCCTGGCTGTACGTGTACCGGCCTCGGCCCCCCGGCTCCTTCCTGACCAAGATCGAAGTCGAGGATGCGAGGTGA
- the ligA gene encoding NAD-dependent DNA ligase LigA: MTDVKAAQRVEHLRREIRHHERLYHVLNAPEISDEEYDRLERELRDLEAQHPELVTPDSPTQRVGERPSEEFPSFTHRVPMLSLDNTYSEDELREFEERIFRLVGPREMVYVTELKIDGLSVALHYEHGRLLRGVTRGDGVRGDDVTPNVRAIKAVPLRLQGDDAPAELEVRGEVFLPRSRFEAMNRERERAGEEPFANPRNAAAGTMKSLDPRIAAARGLDTYLYAVAHLKGTVLQSQWEALERLGSWGLKTNPNSRRCRGLADVLEFCAEWRGKRDSLEYDIDGVVVKVDDFALQQELGFTSKFPRWAIAFKYPARQATTGVRSIEVHVGRTGKLTPVAGLDPVLLAGSTVSRATLHNEEEVARKDVRVGDTVIIEKGGDVIPKVVAVIVERRPPGTKPWVPPAACPVCGTPAVKAEGEVDRRCPNVSCPAQIEEALKHFARREAMDIEGLGDALVHQFVEKGLVRDFADLYQLRLEDVIGLERMADKSSRNLLAQIEASKNRELRRLLFGLGIRFVGERAALLLARHFRSLEALGRARAEEIDALYEIGPVVANSVHAWFGSEANRSLVERLRKAGVRTEEPEAPPGALAFQGMQFVLTGTLEGMSRDEAKAAIEARGGRVTSSVSKNTAVVVVGKEAGSKYEKARGLGLKCVDEAAFKAMLSSDSGPPGGILPS; encoded by the coding sequence ATGACCGACGTGAAAGCCGCGCAACGCGTCGAGCACTTACGCCGGGAGATTCGCCACCACGAGCGGCTTTACCACGTCTTGAATGCGCCGGAAATCTCCGACGAGGAATACGACCGACTGGAGCGCGAGCTCCGGGACCTGGAGGCCCAGCACCCCGAGCTGGTTACGCCGGACAGCCCGACCCAGCGGGTGGGGGAGCGCCCCTCCGAGGAGTTCCCGAGCTTCACCCACCGCGTGCCCATGCTCAGCCTGGACAACACTTACAGCGAGGACGAGCTCCGGGAGTTTGAGGAGCGTATCTTCCGCCTCGTGGGGCCGCGGGAGATGGTCTACGTGACGGAACTCAAGATTGACGGGCTCTCGGTGGCCCTCCACTACGAGCATGGGCGCCTCCTCCGGGGGGTCACGCGGGGTGACGGGGTGCGCGGGGATGACGTTACGCCCAACGTGAGGGCCATCAAGGCCGTCCCCCTGCGCCTCCAGGGGGACGATGCTCCGGCGGAGTTGGAGGTGCGCGGCGAAGTCTTCCTACCCCGTTCCCGTTTCGAGGCCATGAACCGCGAGCGTGAGCGGGCGGGGGAGGAGCCCTTCGCAAACCCGCGCAACGCCGCGGCGGGCACGATGAAGAGCCTGGATCCGCGCATCGCTGCCGCGCGGGGGCTGGACACATACCTTTACGCGGTGGCCCACCTCAAGGGAACCGTGCTCCAGAGCCAGTGGGAGGCCCTGGAGCGCTTGGGGTCCTGGGGCCTCAAGACCAACCCCAACTCCCGGCGTTGCCGCGGTCTGGCCGACGTGCTGGAGTTCTGCGCGGAGTGGAGGGGGAAGCGCGACTCGCTGGAGTACGACATCGACGGCGTGGTGGTGAAGGTGGACGACTTCGCCCTCCAACAGGAGCTGGGGTTCACGAGCAAGTTTCCGCGCTGGGCCATCGCGTTCAAATATCCGGCCCGGCAGGCGACCACCGGGGTGCGCTCCATTGAGGTGCACGTGGGCCGCACCGGGAAGCTCACCCCCGTTGCTGGGCTCGACCCCGTGCTCTTGGCGGGGTCCACGGTGAGCCGGGCGACCCTGCACAACGAGGAGGAAGTGGCGCGGAAGGACGTGCGGGTGGGGGACACCGTGATCATTGAGAAAGGAGGCGACGTCATCCCCAAGGTGGTGGCGGTCATCGTGGAAAGGCGTCCTCCCGGCACGAAACCCTGGGTGCCCCCGGCCGCCTGCCCCGTCTGCGGGACGCCGGCCGTGAAGGCAGAGGGGGAAGTGGATCGGCGCTGCCCCAACGTCTCCTGCCCGGCCCAGATTGAGGAGGCTTTGAAGCACTTCGCTCGGCGCGAAGCCATGGACATCGAGGGTCTGGGGGACGCGCTCGTTCATCAGTTTGTGGAGAAGGGCCTGGTGCGCGATTTCGCCGACCTCTATCAGTTGCGGCTCGAGGATGTGATCGGCCTCGAGCGGATGGCGGACAAGTCGAGCCGGAACCTGCTTGCGCAGATCGAGGCGAGCAAAAACCGGGAGCTGCGCCGGCTACTTTTCGGCCTCGGTATCCGCTTCGTAGGCGAGCGGGCAGCTCTGCTTTTGGCCCGGCACTTCCGGAGCCTGGAGGCGCTGGGGCGAGCCCGGGCGGAGGAGATCGACGCCCTCTACGAAATCGGGCCCGTGGTCGCCAACTCCGTCCACGCTTGGTTTGGGAGCGAGGCCAACCGGAGCCTGGTCGAGCGCCTTCGCAAGGCGGGCGTGCGGACGGAAGAGCCCGAAGCCCCTCCCGGAGCGCTGGCTTTCCAAGGTATGCAATTTGTCCTCACGGGGACCCTCGAAGGCATGAGCCGGGACGAGGCCAAGGCCGCCATCGAGGCCCGCGGAGGGCGCGTGACCTCCTCCGTCTCCAAGAATACGGCTGTGGTGGTGGTGGGCAAGGAGGCCGGCTCCAAGTACGAAAAGGCCCGCGGGCTGGGCCTGAAATGCGTGGACGAGGCCGCCTTCAAGGCCATGCTGTCGTCCGACTCCGGCCCCCCCGGCGGTATACTTCCCTCATGA
- a CDS encoding polyprenyl synthetase family protein, with protein sequence MDPLDGRGVADLRDIVQLVEDDLARVEELFQEQVRSDVRLVSEIGRYIQEGGGKRIRPALLLLACRLCGYRGSRAILLASVVEFIHTATLLHDDIIDEATVRRGRRSVNSRWGNDITVLLGDFLYTKSMSMALSQDNLKILRLLSDVTLRMIEGEILEIERNGDLKVNPADHIDIIRRKTADLFAGCMRIGAILGEVGPEKEEALAAYGLDLGTCFQMVDDLLDFTAEEKTLGKPVANDLREGKLTLPMIFLLRRAGATGIDKVSTVLEDRGFGRVSREEIVRLAREHGALDEARGLAEQYAAAARRDLLVFDRSPYREALEALPDFILARDH encoded by the coding sequence GTGGATCCTCTCGACGGACGCGGGGTGGCAGACCTCAGGGACATCGTCCAGCTCGTGGAGGACGACCTGGCCCGCGTCGAAGAGCTGTTCCAGGAGCAAGTCCGCTCCGACGTAAGGCTGGTGAGCGAGATCGGACGGTATATCCAGGAGGGCGGGGGAAAGCGCATCCGGCCCGCTCTGTTGCTTCTGGCCTGCCGGCTCTGCGGCTACCGAGGCAGTCGGGCGATCCTCCTAGCCTCGGTAGTGGAGTTCATCCACACCGCCACCCTCCTCCACGATGACATCATCGACGAGGCTACCGTCCGCCGGGGCCGCCGCAGCGTGAACAGCCGTTGGGGTAACGACATCACCGTGCTCCTGGGCGACTTCTTGTACACCAAGTCCATGTCCATGGCCCTCTCCCAGGACAACCTCAAGATTCTTCGTCTGCTCTCCGACGTGACCCTGCGCATGATCGAGGGCGAGATCCTGGAGATCGAGCGCAACGGCGACCTCAAGGTGAACCCCGCGGACCACATCGACATCATCCGCCGAAAGACCGCTGACCTCTTCGCCGGCTGCATGCGGATTGGCGCCATCCTGGGGGAGGTCGGCCCGGAAAAAGAGGAAGCCTTGGCCGCCTATGGCCTGGATCTGGGGACCTGCTTCCAGATGGTCGACGATCTCCTGGACTTCACGGCAGAGGAGAAGACCCTAGGTAAGCCCGTGGCCAACGATCTCCGCGAGGGCAAGTTGACCCTGCCCATGATCTTCCTCCTGCGTAGGGCAGGCGCGACTGGCATCGACAAGGTCTCCACCGTCCTCGAGGACCGCGGATTCGGGAGGGTCTCGAGGGAGGAGATTGTGCGATTGGCCCGTGAACACGGAGCCTTGGACGAGGCCCGCGGCCTGGCCGAGCAATACGCCGCCGCCGCCCGGCGGGACCTCCTCGTCTTCGACCGTTCCCCCTACCGCGAGGCCCTCGAGGCCCTGCCCGACTTCATCCTGGCCCGGGACCACTAG
- a CDS encoding YajQ family cyclic di-GMP-binding protein produces the protein MAESSFDVVSSVDLQEVRNAIAQAMKEITTRYDLKGTGSVIDLQGEEVVLASSDEFKLKAVRDVLETRFVKRSVPLKALTFGTIEKALGGTTRQKVSLQKGIPSEKAREIVKVIKGTKLKVQAAIQGDQVRISGKNKDDLQSVMRVLKEIDLGIDMQFTNYR, from the coding sequence ATGGCTGAAAGTTCTTTTGACGTCGTGAGCAGTGTGGACCTTCAAGAGGTGAGGAACGCCATCGCCCAGGCCATGAAGGAGATCACCACGCGCTACGACCTGAAAGGCACCGGTTCTGTCATCGACCTGCAGGGAGAGGAAGTCGTTCTCGCCTCCTCCGACGAATTCAAGCTCAAAGCGGTCCGCGATGTGCTCGAGACTCGCTTCGTGAAGAGAAGCGTGCCACTAAAGGCCCTTACGTTCGGGACGATCGAGAAAGCCTTGGGTGGCACCACTCGGCAGAAGGTCAGCCTGCAGAAGGGCATACCCTCCGAAAAGGCCCGGGAGATCGTGAAGGTCATCAAAGGGACGAAACTGAAGGTGCAGGCCGCCATCCAAGGCGACCAGGTGCGGATCTCCGGGAAGAACAAGGACGACCTGCAGAGCGTGATGCGGGTCCTGAAAGAGATCGACCTGGGCATCGACATGCAGTTCACCAACTACAGGTAG
- a CDS encoding TatD family hydrolase, producing MIDRTPQFVDSHCHIDMPQFDGDREAVVARARAQGVRELLIVGGVDEEEGHRRALRVAGELGVPASAGVHPHEAKLADERVYDELLGLAREGRIVAIGEVGLDFHYDHSPRPVQREVFRRQVKLARGAGLPLIVHTREADEETAGILEEEGAAEVGGVIHCFSGGRELAERALALGFYISFSGIVAFPRTEVVQGVAKTVPRDRLLVETDAPFLAPPPHRGKRNEPAFVVEVARTVAALRGETAETVGAAALENFARLFRRVV from the coding sequence GTGATTGATCGGACACCTCAGTTTGTTGACAGCCACTGTCACATCGACATGCCCCAGTTCGATGGAGACCGGGAGGCAGTCGTCGCCCGCGCGCGCGCCCAAGGTGTTCGCGAGCTCTTGATTGTGGGCGGAGTTGACGAGGAGGAGGGCCACCGCCGGGCTCTGCGCGTGGCCGGGGAGCTCGGAGTGCCGGCCTCGGCCGGCGTGCATCCCCACGAAGCGAAGCTTGCCGACGAACGCGTTTATGACGAGCTGCTGGGCTTGGCTCGAGAAGGCCGAATCGTGGCCATCGGCGAGGTGGGGCTGGACTTTCACTACGACCATTCCCCCCGACCCGTTCAGCGGGAGGTTTTCCGCCGCCAGGTGAAGCTGGCGCGCGGGGCGGGGCTGCCCCTCATCGTTCACACACGGGAGGCGGACGAGGAGACCGCGGGAATCCTGGAGGAGGAGGGGGCGGCCGAGGTGGGGGGCGTCATCCACTGCTTCTCGGGCGGTCGGGAACTGGCGGAGCGGGCCCTGGCCCTGGGCTTCTACATCTCATTCTCCGGGATCGTGGCTTTTCCCCGCACCGAGGTCGTCCAGGGGGTGGCTAAGACGGTGCCACGGGACCGTCTGCTCGTCGAGACCGACGCTCCTTTCCTGGCCCCCCCGCCCCACCGCGGCAAGCGTAACGAACCCGCCTTTGTGGTGGAGGTAGCGCGGACGGTTGCGGCCCTGCGTGGCGAGACCGCGGAGACCGTCGGCGCAGCCGCCCTTGAGAACTTTGCCCGGCTATTCCGCAGGGTCGTTTGA